The Canis lupus familiaris isolate Mischka breed German Shepherd chromosome X, alternate assembly UU_Cfam_GSD_1.0, whole genome shotgun sequence genome has a segment encoding these proteins:
- the LOC492055 gene encoding LOW QUALITY PROTEIN: geranylgeranyl transferase type-2 subunit beta-like (The sequence of the model RefSeq protein was modified relative to this genomic sequence to represent the inferred CDS: inserted 1 base in 1 codon; substituted 1 base at 1 genomic stop codon), with translation MGTLQKDVIIKSGAPDTLLLEKHVDYIASYGSKKDDYEYCMPEYLRMSGIYWGLTVMDLMGQLHRMNREEILTFIKSCQHECGGISASIGHDPHLLYTLSAVQILTLYDSIVIDVNKVVEYVQSLQKEDGSFAGDIWGEIDTRFSFSAVATLALLGKLDTINVGKAIEFVLSCMNFVGGFGCRPGSESHAGQIYCCTGFLAITSQLHQVNSDLLGWWLCEQQLPSGGLNGRPEKLPDVCYSWWVLASLKIIGRLHWIDXKLRSFILACQDEETGGFADRPGDMVDPFHTLFGIAGLSLLGEEQIKPVSPVFCMPEXVLRRVNVQPKLVS, from the exons ATGGGCACACTGCAGAAGGATGTTATCATCAAGTCAGGTGCACCTGACACGCTGCTGTTAGAGAAGCATGTGGATTATATCGCATCCTATGGCTCCAAGAAAGATGATTATGAATACTGTATGCCTGAATATTTGAGAATGAGTGGGATCTATTGGGGTCTGACTGTAATGGATCTGATGGGACAACTACATCGGATGAATAGAGAAGAAATTCTGACCTTCATTAAGTCATGTCAACATGAGTGTGGTGGAATAAGTGCTAGTATTGGACATGACCCCCATCTTTTGTACACTCTAAGTGCTGTCCAGATTCTTACTCTGTATGATAGTATTGTTATTGATGTAAATAAAGTTGTGGAATATGTTCAGAGTCTACAGAAAGAAGATGGTTCTTTTGCTGGAGatatatggggagaaatagaTACAAGATTCTCTTTTAGTGCGGTGGCAACCTTGGCTCTGTTGGGGAAGCTAGACACTATTAATGTGGGAAAGGCAATTGAATTTGTTTTATCGTGTATGAACTTTGTTGGTGGATTTGGTTGCAGGCCAGGTTCTGAATCCCATGCTGGGCAGATCTATTGTTGCACAGGATTTCTGGCTATTACTAGCCAGTTGCATCAAGTAAATTCTGATTTACTCGGTTGGTGGCTTTGTGAACAACAGTTACCATCAGGTGGACTCAATGGAAGGCCCGAGAAGTTACCAGATGTCTGCTATTCGTGGTGGGTGTTGGCTTCCCTAAAGATAATTGGAAGGCTTCATTGGATTG AGAAACTGCGAAGTTTCATTTTAGCATGtcaagatgaagaaacaggaggATTTGCAGACCGACCGGGAGACATGGTAGATCCTTTTCATACTTTatttggaattgctggattgtcaCTTTTGGGAGAAGAACAGATTAAACCTGTTAGTCCTGTTTTTTGCATGCCTGAATAAGTGCTTCGGAGAGTCAATGTTCAGCCTAAACTAGTGAGCTAG